Part of the Arthrobacter sp. MMS18-M83 genome is shown below.
GCGTGGTGGGTTCGACGACGGGAACCGATTCCCGGACCGGCTCGCGTTCGGCGACGCCTCCGTCAAAGCCTCGCTGGCGTCGCGCCGGGCGTCCGGACCTTTCGACGACGGCGCCATAGCCTACGAGGTTCGGCTCACGTTTCACCGCGGCCTCCACCGGGCTGCCCGCCGGCGCGACCCCACCGGAAGCGCCCGCAACGGAACCTTCAACACCTGAAGGGGAGGCTCCGGCGTCGTCGACTTCAAAGGAGACGATCGGCTTGCCGACCTCCACAACCGAACCGGCCTGTTCATGCAGGACGGCTACGGTTCCCGCGAAAGGCGAGGGAAGCTCAACCACGGCCTTGGCCGTTTCCACCTCGGCAATGACCTGGTTCAAGGCCACGGTGTCCCCCACCGCAACCTTCCAGCTGAGAATCTCCGACTCGGTGAGTCCCTCGCCGAGGTCCGGAAGCCTGAATTCCTTGATCATCGTGGCGCTCATCCTTCCAGGCCGCTCAGGGAGTTACCGCGGCCGAGCGCCCGGTCCACGCCGTCAAGGATTCTGTCCAGATCCGGCAGATGGTGCATCTCGAGCTTTGAGTACGGGTACGGGATGTCGAACCCCGTGATCCGGACCGGCGCCGATTCAAGGTAGTTGAAGCAGCGCTCGGTGATGCTCGCGGCGATTTCCGCGCCAAGCCCGCCGGACTGAGCAGCCTCATGGGTGATGACCAGCCGGCCGGTCTTGCGGACAGACGCCTCCACTGCCGGGAAATCGATCGGGGCCAGCGAGCGCAGGTCGATGACCTCCACGGAGATTCCTTCGTCGGAGGCGGCCATGGCCGCGTCACTGGCGGTCTTCACGAGCGGGCCGTACGCCACCAAGGTGACGTCACTGCCTGGGGAGACCACCCTGGCCTTTTCCATGGACAGCGCGGTGAAAAGATCTGCGGTCTCATCCACTTCGCCCTTGTCGTGGTAGCGGCGCTTAGGCTCGAAGTACAGCACCGGATCGTCCGAGGCGATGGCCTGCTGGATCATGGTGTAGGCATCCTGCGGGTTGGAGACGCTGATGACGCGCAGTCCCGAGGTGTGGGTGAAGTAGGCCTCCGGAGATTCGGAGTGGTGCTCGGGTGAGCCAATCCCGCCACCAAAAGGAACCCGGATGGTGATGGGCATCTTCACGCGGCCCTGTGTCCGGTAGTGCATCTTGGCGACCTGGCTGACAATCTGGTCGAACGCCGGGTAAATGAAACCGTCGAATTGGATTTCACAGACCGGTCGGTAGCCGCGGTAGGCCAGCCCCACAGCCGTACCGATGATCGCGGATTCGGCCAAGGGGGTGTCAACCACCCGGTGCTTGCCGAAGTCCTTCTGGAGGCCGTCGGTCACCCGGAAAACACCACCGAGGGCCCCGATGTCCTCACCCATGAGGACAACTTTGGGATCGTTCTCGAGGGACTTGCGCAGGCCGGCGTTGATGGCGCGGGCGAATGTCAGCTTGCTCATCAGAGTGCACCTTCCTGAGTGGATCCGCTGAAGCTTTCGAGATAGCGGGAATAGTGGTCCTTCTGGCGTTCGATCCAGGAGTTGGGCGTGCTGTAGACGTGGTTGAAGAGGTCCAACGGCGCGGGATCCGGCATGTTGATGACGCCTGCCCGCAGGTTCCTGGCCACCTCGTCTGCTTTCGCCTGGGTCTTGGCTTCGACCTCTTCCGTCAGCAGGCCCTTGGTGCGAAGCAGCGCCTTGAGGCGGGCAATCGGGTCCTTGGCCGCCCAGTCCTCAAGCTCATTGGCGTCGCGGTAGCGGGTGGGATCATCCGCTGTCGTGTGCGGGCCCATGCGATAGGTCACCGCTTCAATGAACGTAGGTCCTCCGCCCTTGCGGGCCCGGTCCAGCGCAATCCGGGTGACGGCCAAAACAGCCAGGACGTCGTTCCCGTCGACCCGCATGCTGGGGATTCCGAAGCCTGAGGCTCGGTCGGCGATCTGGATGTGGGACTGAATCCGGACGGGCTCGGAAATGGCCCAATGGTTGTTCTGGCAGATGAATACCACGGGCACTTGGAAGCTCGCTGCGAAGACCATTGCCTCGCTGACGTCGCCTTCGCTCGTGGCACCGTCCCCGAAGAACGCGACCGCCACGGAATCGGAGCCATCGTGCTGGATGCCCATGGCGTAGCCGGTTGCGTGTAGTGACTGCGAGCCAATGATGATCTGCTGGGTGGCAATGTTGTGGCGGTACGGGTCCCAGCCGGAGGACGCATTGCCGCGCCAGGCACGGACCAGGTCCATCGGCTCCACGCCGCGGCAGTAGGCCACGCCGTTGTCCCGGTAGCTGGGGAAGACGAAGTCGTCATCCCGGAGGGCCCGGCCCGAACCGATCTGCGATGCTTCCTGCCCCAGCAGCGGCGGCCACAAGGCCAACTCGCCCTGACGCTGCAAGGCGGTGGCCTCGGCGTCTATGCGGCGGATGACTGTCATGTCCTCATACAGCGAGCACAACTGCTCGTCGGTGACATCGCTGACCCAGAGATCGAACTCCGGGTGGCTGATGCGTTCCCCCTCGGGGGAAATCAGTTGGACCAGGTTTCCGCCGGTCCGACGAGGGTTTTCTGCACTGATTCCGGGACTCGGAGCCTTGTAGGCGTCCTGGCCGGCTTTGTCCGTCAACACAGTTGATCGCACCTTTCAGCTCGTGCTCGCAGGCCTGGGATGGACTTGTGATCCAGCCGCGGGCCAGCATCCTGGCGTCTTCGCCTGGATTAATTGTGACCATACTCACAATGCTCATTGGGTACAACCACCGTTGAAAATTCTGCGCATTCTGCCCTGTCTTGGTCGCCTGCACCGTGCTAACGTTGCGCATTATGCAAGCTTTGGATGGCACAGACACCCGCCTGCTTTCGGCCATGGCGAAGGACCCCCGCGGCACGGTGGTGGCCTTGGCGCAGAAGCTGGGACTATCACGGAATACGGTGCAGGCAAGGATGGCCCAACTGGAGAAGAAGCACGCGTTCCTCTCCTTCGAACGGCGGATCAACCCTGCTGCCCTCGGCTATCCGCTCATGGCCTTCATCTCCGTGCACGTGCAGCAGCGGAAGCTCGGCCAGCTCGCTTTGGAACTCGCCGAAATCCCGGAAATCCTGGAGGGGTACGGGCTCACCGGATCGGCTGACCTCTTGCTGCGGGTTGTAGCGCTCGACGCCGAGGACCTGTTCCGGATCAACGGCAAGATCCTGGCGTGCGACGGTGTGGAGAGAACCGATACCGCGATGTCCATGGGGGAATTGATTCCGTTCCGAGTGCAGCCGTTGCTGAACCGCACAACAAAGACGGCGCTCCGCACCAACTGAGCGCCGAAAAAATAGTCACCACCCACCCATCCACGGCGCCGCATGGTCCGAATCTCTGGTTGAGAGCCCCGTCCGGGGTTTCGAACACAGGCCGGATTCAAACCCGGCCATACCGGAAGGTTTGGACCATGCGCACTTCGCCCAACCGCCTGATCGCCACCATCTTTGGAGCCGTCTACCTGCTCGTGGGTGTCGTTGGATTCTTCGTCACCTCGGGGATTGGATTCTTCGCTACCGAGGGTGCCAACCTGATCATCTTTGCGGTAAATCCCCTGCACAACATCATTCACCTCGCCATCGGTGGAGCGCTGCTCTACGCGGGCATGAACAGCACGGTGCTGTCCAAGACAATCAACACCACGGTCGGCGGCGTCTATCTGTTGGTCGGCATCCTCGGCCTGTTCCTCGTGGGTTCTGCGCTGAATATCATTGCCCTTAACGGCGCGGACAACGTCCTGCACCTTGCCAGCGCCGTGGTTCTTCTCGGCGTCGGTCTTTCCCAGGACAAGGTTCCGGCCAACAGCGCCAGCGCCCACGCCTAGAAGACCCCGAACCCCGGAAGGAGTCGTCCGTGTCAGCTCAAGCAGCGACCTCGGTAGGACCGACCACCGGAGCATCCGTCACCCTGTTTTCGTGTTTCGCGGGAATGGGGGCCGGTCTCGTGGAGCTTTCCATCGCATCAAGCTATATTTCAAGCCGGGGGCCCCTGATGTGGGCGGGCGGAATCTTCGCGGTCTGGGGCCTGGCCCTGCTCGCGGGATCGATTGCGAGCTTGCAACGCGGACGGCTCCGGTTCCGTAAAGCAACAACCATGGGACTGATCGCGGCCGTGCTGGTCCACGTAGCCGTGCTAGTGGCCGGAGTGGCCCAAAGATTGCTCGACGGCGGGCACCTGGCTGCTCTCTTCCTGGTCCTTATGGCGCTGGGATCGTCAGCTTGGCTGGCCCGGAGGTACCGCGACGACGCCGGCGGAATGGCAGCGGCTCCCCCGCGGACCGGTGCGCTTGTAGGAGCAGCCTTTGCCGCCGCCGTCGTGGTCGCAGCAGTGACGACGCCGGGGCTGGCCGCCTCGGTGGCCGGACAGCATGCCGTCCCGCACGGATCGCACTCAATACCGAGCGGGCACAACCACTGACCCTCTCAGGCGACGGCCGCAGCAAGAATCCTTCCCACACAACGTGTGGGAAGGATTCTTGCTTTGTTGGGCTTGCAGGAAATTCCTAGTGGTTCACCGCTTTCTCAGCTCCGATCCCGGTCAGTGACCTGACCTCCATCTCGGCTTGTTTCGCCGCGTCTTCACGCCTCTTGTCCAGCATGGTACCGAGCCAACCAAGCAGGAACGCGAGCGGGATGGACACGATTCCGGGGTTGCTCAACGGGAAGATCGCGAAGTTGGCCCCCGGGATCATGGACGTCTTGGCACCGGAAACCACTGGCGACAACGCGATCAGGATGACGGCCGCCGCGAGGCCGCCATACATGCTCCAGGTCGCTCCCTGGGTGGTGAACTTCTTCCAGAACAGGGAGTAGACGATGGTCGGCAGATTGGCCGATGCCGCCACCGCGAAGGCGAGCGCCACGAGGAAGGCGACATTCTGGCCGTTGGCGAAGATGCCTCCGAGAATCGCGAGGACCCCAATGACCACCACAGTCCGGCGAGCCACTTTGACCTCGGCCCCGGAGTCGGCCTTGCCCTTGGAGATGACGTTCGCATAGATATCGTGGGCGAACGACGCCGCCGCCGTGATGGTCAAGCCAGCCACCACCGCAAGGATCGTGGCAAACGCGACAGCGGAGATGAAGCCCAGCAGCAATGGCCCGCCCAAGTGGAACGCGAGGAGCGGTGCGGCGGAGTTGACGCCGCCCGGAGCGGACTTGATGGTGTCAGCCCCAACGAGTGCCGCGGCGCCGTAGCCGAGGACAAGAGTAAACAGGTAGAACAACCCAATCAGCCAGATGGACCAGACCACCGATTTGCGGGCTTCCTTGGCAGTGGGCACCGTGTAGAAGCGCATGAGCACGTGCGGCAGGGCAGCTGTGCCCAAAACGAGCGCCAGGCCGAGGGACAGGAAGTCCAGCTTGGAGGTCTCGGTCTTGCCGTACTGCAGGCCGGGGTTCAACACGTTGGGGTTCTTGGCGGAATCCGCGGCGGCACCCAACAGGTTCGACAGGTTGAAGCCGTAGATGGACAGCACCCAAAAGGTCATGACTGCCGCACCGCAGATGAGCAGCACGGCTTTGATGATCTGGACCCACGTGGTGCCCTTCATCCCTCCGATCAGCACGTACATGATCATGAGGGCGCCTACGACGACGATCACCAGGGCTTGCCCGCCCCAGTCGCTGATGCCCAGGAGCAGGGAAATGAGGCTTCCGGCGCCTGCCATCTGTGCCAGCAGGTAGAAGAAGCAGACGGCTAGGGTGGACAGGGCCGCGGCGATCCGCACCGGGCGCTGCCGCAACCGGAAGGAAAGCACGTCGGCCATGGTGAACTTGCCCGTGTTGCGCAGCAATTCAGCGACAAGCAGCAATGCCACAAGCCACGCCACGAGGAACCCGATGGAGTAGAGGAAGCCGTCGTAGCCGTTGACGGCGATTGCCCCGGTGATCCCCAGGAAAGAGGCGGCGGAGAGGTAGTCGCCGGCGATGGCGGTGCCATTCTGCGAACCGGTGAAAGAGCGTCCGGCCGCGTAATAGTCGGCAGCCGTTTTGTTGTTCCGGCTGGCCCGGAACACGATCACCATGGTGACCAGGACGAACAGGGCGAAGATGCCCATGTTCAACAGCGTGGTGTCTTTCAGGGCGGCGACGTTGACCATCGGGACCATGGCGTTCATTTTGTTGCCCCTCTCACTGCGCTGCCCTTGTCGAATTCATGGCCCTCGATCTCATTCCGGATTTCCGCGGCGATCGGGTCCAGCTTCCGATTGGAGTAGTGGACGTACCAGGCCGTAATTCCGAAAGTTGAGACGAACTGGAGCAGGCCCAAGACCAGGCCGACGTTGATGTTGCCCCAGAGCTTGGTGGACATGAAGCCCACTGCATAGTCAGCCAGCAGGACATAGGCGAAGTACCAAAGCAGGAATGCGATGGCCATTGGAAAGACAAAACTGCGGTGGCGCTTGCGGAGCTCCTGGAACTGCGCCGTTTGCTGGACTTCCTGGAAATCCACGGACGCCGCTGCGTCCGGTGTCTGGGCCTCGTTACCCATGGCTTCCTCCTGGTTGTGAATGTCTACAGTGACCACACACTCCTAGCCAATGTGACTGGAATCACTATCCGCCCGGCTTCTGCACCACTTCCAGAGCCATGGGCACAGGCGTCGCCCAGCGGACTCGTTGCTGCGCCGAACGGCGGGTTCGCTAGTCTTGCTCCATGCCGGATTCCCCGCTAGTCACCGCCGCCGCTATTGCGGTCATCGTGCTCGCCGTGGCAGTCGTCGTCGGGGTGGGCCTCAAAGTGGTCCGCTCCTTCCGCGAGCTGGGCACGGACGCAGAGAGGGCCACCTACCAAACGCTGCACGCGGCGTCGCGCGCTGGGCAGCACCTGAGCACGGGACTCCACGCGGCCGGGGCGGCCAAGGCGAGCAAGCAATTGCGTTCCCTGCTCGGCTGCGACGCCCTCGCCATCACTGATACCGAGTCCGTCCTGGCGTGGGATGGATCAGCGGAAGAACTGAAAGCTGTCCTCATGGAGCTCGCCGCGGGGGTGCTCTCCGATGCGCGGACGGTGGTTGTGTCCGCGTCGCGCGAGCTGAACGCCGTGATCGCGCCGATCCGGGCCGGGAACCGCGTGGTGGGAGCCGTTGCCGCCTTCGCCCCGCAAGCTGGTGCTGGCCTGGTCCGGGCAACCAGTGAACTGGCGGACTGGGTGGCCGTGCAAGTGGAACTGGCCGAGCTTGATGCT
Proteins encoded:
- a CDS encoding Lrp/AsnC family transcriptional regulator; the encoded protein is MQALDGTDTRLLSAMAKDPRGTVVALAQKLGLSRNTVQARMAQLEKKHAFLSFERRINPAALGYPLMAFISVHVQQRKLGQLALELAEIPEILEGYGLTGSADLLLRVVALDAEDLFRINGKILACDGVERTDTAMSMGELIPFRVQPLLNRTTKTALRTN
- a CDS encoding DUF485 domain-containing protein — its product is MGNEAQTPDAAASVDFQEVQQTAQFQELRKRHRSFVFPMAIAFLLWYFAYVLLADYAVGFMSTKLWGNINVGLVLGLLQFVSTFGITAWYVHYSNRKLDPIAAEIRNEIEGHEFDKGSAVRGATK
- a CDS encoding DUF4383 domain-containing protein; translation: MRTSPNRLIATIFGAVYLLVGVVGFFVTSGIGFFATEGANLIIFAVNPLHNIIHLAIGGALLYAGMNSTVLSKTINTTVGGVYLLVGILGLFLVGSALNIIALNGADNVLHLASAVVLLGVGLSQDKVPANSASAHA
- a CDS encoding solute symporter family protein, producing the protein MNAMVPMVNVAALKDTTLLNMGIFALFVLVTMVIVFRASRNNKTAADYYAAGRSFTGSQNGTAIAGDYLSAASFLGITGAIAVNGYDGFLYSIGFLVAWLVALLLVAELLRNTGKFTMADVLSFRLRQRPVRIAAALSTLAVCFFYLLAQMAGAGSLISLLLGISDWGGQALVIVVVGALMIMYVLIGGMKGTTWVQIIKAVLLICGAAVMTFWVLSIYGFNLSNLLGAAADSAKNPNVLNPGLQYGKTETSKLDFLSLGLALVLGTAALPHVLMRFYTVPTAKEARKSVVWSIWLIGLFYLFTLVLGYGAAALVGADTIKSAPGGVNSAAPLLAFHLGGPLLLGFISAVAFATILAVVAGLTITAAASFAHDIYANVISKGKADSGAEVKVARRTVVVIGVLAILGGIFANGQNVAFLVALAFAVAASANLPTIVYSLFWKKFTTQGATWSMYGGLAAAVILIALSPVVSGAKTSMIPGANFAIFPLSNPGIVSIPLAFLLGWLGTMLDKRREDAAKQAEMEVRSLTGIGAEKAVNH
- the pdhA gene encoding pyruvate dehydrogenase (acetyl-transferring) E1 component subunit alpha; the protein is MLTDKAGQDAYKAPSPGISAENPRRTGGNLVQLISPEGERISHPEFDLWVSDVTDEQLCSLYEDMTVIRRIDAEATALQRQGELALWPPLLGQEASQIGSGRALRDDDFVFPSYRDNGVAYCRGVEPMDLVRAWRGNASSGWDPYRHNIATQQIIIGSQSLHATGYAMGIQHDGSDSVAVAFFGDGATSEGDVSEAMVFAASFQVPVVFICQNNHWAISEPVRIQSHIQIADRASGFGIPSMRVDGNDVLAVLAVTRIALDRARKGGGPTFIEAVTYRMGPHTTADDPTRYRDANELEDWAAKDPIARLKALLRTKGLLTEEVEAKTQAKADEVARNLRAGVINMPDPAPLDLFNHVYSTPNSWIERQKDHYSRYLESFSGSTQEGAL
- a CDS encoding alpha-ketoacid dehydrogenase subunit beta, whose amino-acid sequence is MSKLTFARAINAGLRKSLENDPKVVLMGEDIGALGGVFRVTDGLQKDFGKHRVVDTPLAESAIIGTAVGLAYRGYRPVCEIQFDGFIYPAFDQIVSQVAKMHYRTQGRVKMPITIRVPFGGGIGSPEHHSESPEAYFTHTSGLRVISVSNPQDAYTMIQQAIASDDPVLYFEPKRRYHDKGEVDETADLFTALSMEKARVVSPGSDVTLVAYGPLVKTASDAAMAASDEGISVEVIDLRSLAPIDFPAVEASVRKTGRLVITHEAAQSGGLGAEIAASITERCFNYLESAPVRITGFDIPYPYSKLEMHHLPDLDRILDGVDRALGRGNSLSGLEG